In the Deinococcus ficus genome, one interval contains:
- the coaBC gene encoding bifunctional phosphopantothenoylcysteine decarboxylase/phosphopantothenate--cysteine ligase CoaBC: MLVIVGGSVAAVKAPAVLRRLRERGTSVQVIATRAALAFITELSLATAAGTAAATDATWFAAGPDAQHLTLARADATVVVGATAELLAGAAGGHANDLALATLLSVRSPVVWVPAMNERMWTHPAVQANAAQVREWGHTFLGPETGPFGTRHEGSGVGRMSEPDDIADAVMALLGPARDQDLKGVRVVVSAGPTREYLDPVRFISNPSSGKMGFAVAEDARDRGAAVTLVTGPVALPDPPGVQVVRIESALDLRDAVVTAARDAQIVVMTAAVADYRAAAAATEKQAKVAGDVTIHLTPNPDILAELGREKGDRVLVGFAMETHAGVERAAGKAARKNADFILLNYPTQAGTAFGGDDNEVTLVRADGSHEAWPRTSKREVARRLLDEAARLLARR, encoded by the coding sequence GTGCTGGTGATCGTGGGCGGCAGCGTGGCGGCCGTGAAGGCGCCGGCCGTGTTGCGGCGCCTGCGGGAGCGCGGCACGAGCGTGCAGGTGATCGCCACGCGGGCCGCGCTGGCCTTCATCACGGAACTGAGCCTCGCCACGGCCGCCGGGACCGCGGCGGCCACGGACGCCACCTGGTTCGCCGCCGGCCCGGACGCGCAGCACCTGACGCTGGCGCGGGCGGACGCCACGGTCGTGGTGGGCGCCACCGCCGAACTGCTGGCCGGCGCGGCCGGCGGGCACGCGAACGACCTCGCGCTCGCGACGCTGCTCAGCGTGCGCTCGCCCGTCGTGTGGGTGCCGGCCATGAACGAACGGATGTGGACGCACCCGGCCGTGCAGGCGAACGCCGCGCAGGTCCGGGAGTGGGGCCACACGTTCCTGGGGCCGGAAACCGGGCCCTTCGGCACCCGGCATGAAGGCAGCGGCGTGGGCCGCATGAGCGAACCGGACGACATCGCCGACGCGGTGATGGCGCTCCTCGGGCCCGCCCGTGATCAGGACCTGAAGGGCGTGCGGGTGGTCGTTTCGGCCGGCCCCACCCGCGAGTACCTGGACCCGGTGCGGTTCATCAGCAACCCCAGCAGCGGCAAGATGGGCTTCGCGGTCGCCGAGGACGCCCGCGACCGCGGCGCGGCCGTAACCCTGGTGACCGGCCCGGTGGCCCTGCCGGACCCGCCCGGGGTGCAGGTGGTCCGGATCGAGTCGGCGCTGGACCTGCGGGACGCCGTGGTCACGGCCGCAAGGGACGCGCAGATCGTGGTGATGACCGCGGCCGTTGCCGACTACCGCGCCGCGGCCGCCGCCACCGAGAAGCAGGCCAAGGTCGCCGGGGACGTGACCATTCACCTCACCCCGAACCCGGATATCCTCGCCGAACTCGGGCGGGAGAAGGGGGACCGGGTGCTCGTCGGCTTTGCCATGGAGACGCATGCCGGCGTGGAACGCGCCGCCGGGAAGGCCGCCCGGAAGAACGCCGATTTCATCCTGCTGAACTACCCCACGCAGGCCGGCACGGCGTTCGGCGGGGACGACAACGAGGTCACGCTGGTCCGCGCCGACGGGTCGCACGAGGCGTGGCCCCGCACCAGCAAGCGCGAGGTGGCCCGCCGCCTGCTGGACGAGGCCGCGCGCCTGCTCGCCCGGCGCTGA
- the argR gene encoding arginine repressor produces the protein MPSKELSKEQRQKRIQDIIARESISTQGELVERLRAEKINVTQATVSRDINELRLVRLPIGKGRHRYALAHTTGHADVEDELGRLFQNFVHDVDRGENLLVVRTAQGHASGVALLLDRLRRDDIVGTIAGDDTILVVARSVEEGETLMEEFHTLMLG, from the coding sequence ATGCCCAGCAAGGAACTCAGCAAGGAGCAGCGACAGAAACGAATTCAGGACATCATCGCCCGTGAGAGCATCAGCACGCAGGGCGAACTGGTGGAACGGCTCCGCGCCGAGAAGATCAACGTCACGCAGGCCACCGTCAGCCGCGACATCAACGAACTGCGCCTGGTGCGCCTCCCCATCGGGAAGGGCCGGCACCGCTACGCCCTGGCGCACACCACCGGGCACGCCGACGTGGAAGACGAACTGGGCCGCCTCTTCCAGAACTTCGTGCACGACGTGGACCGCGGCGAGAACCTGCTGGTCGTCCGGACCGCGCAGGGCCACGCGAGCGGGGTGGCGCTGCTGCTCGACCGCCTGCGCCGCGACGACATCGTGGGCACCATCGCCGGGGACGACACCATTCTGGTGGTGGCCCGCAGTGTGGAAGAAGGCGAGACGCTGATGGAGGAATTCCACACCCTGATGCTCGGCTGA